gcagaaagaaagaaaacaggctgCAGTTCAATACATAGGGtatgagaaagtaaaaaaaaataaaatagagagagCTGCCTCTATTTGCCCACTAATTACTCTCTTCTGTGTCattgaaaacacaaaaacaatATTCAGTAAAACTGTACCCTAGTTGCATTCTTTATtctggctttatttcttttttttttttttttttttttttttttttttacagaagcagCCTACTTCTGTAGCATGTTACAGAGGGATGCAATAAGGACTCCATCAGATCATATTTCAAATACTCAATTATTCATCAGATGGTAGAATCTCGACGCTTGCTTCCTGTATCTATATTTTAGTttacttaaaagaaatttcagtacTACGAATGTCTGGTCAGGTGAGACAGATGTGTACTACAGCCTCCTTCCAAGCCTCAGAGAAGACGAGCAGTAGCAATACAGGAGAAACATGAAAAGATCAAGAGACAAATCACTCGACCCACTGGCACATCAAAAAATACCAGCTACATTGGTCTTACAGTACCATGGGGAGGAAGATTTTCCCCAAATGGAGAATGAGCAGATTAAGGACCCAGAAAActatttaacttatttttaaagacaaagaacTCAGACAAATGGATAACCCTCAGGCAGCAGCATGTGCTGCAGAGTGTGCAAACAGTTCCCTGAAGGATCGGGGTTTGCGGCACATCATAGTTCTTTTCATTCTCATCTGGAGACCTTCCTGCACCTTTTCCATTTATAGACTGGTTTCAGAAAAGATCACACGTGAACATGTACTGCATGATTTATCACACGCGTGGCGGTGCATTTATACTGTTAGACTAACTCTGCAACAACTGCTGTAAATAAGCTTTAGCTTTTGAATTAACCTAAAGCCTGACCATAGCAACACATCTTACATATCCACAAGCTGCACAAAGCTTGTGGATTGTCTTGGTGCCAACCAGCTCTGTGGGTTAACTATGGGAGAGACACGTACCACAGAAATATCTTGCAAAACACGGTCTGTAGGACCCCTTGCAATCCCATGCAGCCTGTCTGGGCTggactgctgcttttgttttgtttctcattcatcttcctttctttaaaagaTGGAAAAGTGGCACATCTTGCCCCCCAGGGTAAGAAATATGCCTCTGGTTGGCCACCAGTGACCCGGTCACCGACCAGACAGTGCCCAAACTTCATCCCCAGCAGCGGTGGCTTGCGACACGAAGGCATCATGTGGAGATCGTCGCTGGCGAAACTGCATCTCCCACAGACACGTGGAAGTCCCCCGCCATCCCAGGGAAGCACAGATGAATCACATTTCCTTCTTCATCCTCAGCTAaaggtggctggagagcagctccgTGTCAACGCCGCGATGTGAGATTTACAGCTGCTTGCAGTTCAGCATGCCTCTGAGCAACCTTTTAGGAGCAAAATCCAACCAATAAAGAAGGTAAATACCAGCTTTGCTGGGACTCCGCCTGGCTACCATCAGCCGCTCTTGCACAAGTGACTCTGGGAGCTGTTTCAGCAGCACATTTTTGCCTCTGGCATGTAAAGTTCAAGTGGTGCTGTCTTGTTAAACATTGTTCCCTTCTTCTAAGGGATGTTTTTACACCCTCAGCTACAGAGGATTGACTTTGCCCCGCTTACAAAAGCTAAAATCTAGTAAATACCTTGATGTAAAGAATTTTATAGATTTTCACCCCAGGGAAGGCATTTTAACTAGCTGTATTTCAATGAGACATTATAAAAAACAGGcttgtgtgcatttttttaaattgctgtcatTACCATCTGCACAACAGGTAGTGAAAGCTGATGCTGCAGAGACTTGGTTTGTACTTTTTGACATAAGACTGGCAGAAAAATTGGCAGTTATATTGTTGCTCATGTTTAAATCCACACCCTTGTACTGTGATTCAGCAAATTCCCAGAGTAACCCTGGTCTGAAACCCGGGTTCCTCCTTGTTCTGTCCTGCCGGGGGTGGATTTCCCCTAGAGAAGCCAATGAACAAAAGCTCATTTATTTCTGTAGGTGGTGAGGAGGAAACTCTCCACTATCTCCCCACCTCTTCCTGCAAAATGTTGGCTCTCTTTTGCACCGATCACTTCAGGTCGCGAATGAAAATGGAAGCGAGCAGCAGCGGAGCTGGGGTATAGAAATTGTTGTTTCGGACGGCActccctggctctgctccatGCTTCATAAATAATAGCTCTCACCTCATTTTAGCTacaaagagaagcaaaagcaaGCTGCCTGTCTTTCTTCAGCAAACCTCAGGTGCTCTCTCGGAGAGGTAGGACTGAGAACTCTGTTCTTAGCTGACATTATTGAAGAAATacgcttgctttcttttttcagctgcaggtttttttgccaCGGTTGCGGCAGCATCTTGATGGGGAAGCTGATCTCCAAAGGCCAGCCCAAAAGAGATGCTCGAGTTGTCATGCTGGGGCTCGACTTCGCCGGCAAATCCACCCTTCTGTACAAACTGAAGAGCGGCCAGGCTGTGGAGACCTGCCCGACGGTGGGCTTCAACGTGGAGTCTCTCCAAACACCCTGTCGCGTATCCTTCACCCTCTGGGACGTTGGCGGACAAGGCAGCCTGCGGGCGAGCTGGCCTGACTACCTGGAGGACACCAACACCCTCATCTTCGTGCTCGACAGCACAGACACGGCTCGGCTGCCTGAAGCGATGGCAGCGCTGGAGGAAGTCCTGAGCCACCCCAGCATGGCTGGCATCCCCGTCCTCCTCCTGGCCAACAAGCAGGAAATTCCGGGAGCGTTGGCTCCCGCTGAGCTGGGGGAGAAGCTGCGGCGGGGGCGGCTCGCGAGGCACCCTTGGGTGCTCCGGGGTTGCAGTGCCCACACTGGCCAGGGACTGCAGGAAGCCCTGGCCGTCCTGGGAGAGCTGCTGCGGATCTGGAGCGGAGCTCCCCATCCCAAGAGCAGCCCCTCGCAGGGCCAGCGGGGAGGAGGTGAGCTCCGGAGCAAAGCTGAACCTCAGGTGGACGCTTCCTGCTCGTCGCTGCCGGCAGGTTTGTCGTAGAGGATCCCAGCCTCCAGGTATCCCCTAAAATGAGCAGACCTGTGGCTGGCACGTGCCGTGGAACACCCAGCTGAAACCCACCAGGAAGACCTCCGAGCAAAACTCCCATCGCGGAGCGTTTTTGGCCCCATCTCTTGGACTCTCATCACCGGCTGTGGTTTGTCCCGCTGTTGCCAGGTTCTGCTCATCCATTGCGTGTGTGTCCGGTGCTTCAGCGGGGATGCTTTTTGCCAGAGCAACATAAATTATAACAGAGATGTGCACAAGGGACAGaagagattttcttctttctgaagctCCCAGCCCAGATACAGTTTTTCTGATGGGCTGATCCCCGTGGCGGGGGTGTGTTTGAACGCGCCCcgtgctgcttctttttcagttCAAATCACACGTTCATCAGGTGGAAAAGCAGGCAGCCACTAAAAGGAATGGCTGAACAGAAGCAGTGTAAGCACAGGACTTTGAATGAGCAACAGCTAATTGGTTTTAGTGTGGCTGCTACGGGTATAATCTTCAAGCCATGGAAGCAAGTCAGGATTCAACGGTGTAATGTGGTTTGAGGATGTGTGtatattaatttctgtatttcttgttttGGGTCTTTCTTTTCCATTCGTTATTTTTATCAAATACTGATTTCATGAAAATGGCACCTCATTTTCCTTAGATTAtatttaaatacagagaaataaaatctgacttcTAGATGCTTGGAAACACATCTGCATGGCTAGTCAACCTCTAAATATCCTCGTGGTGGCCTGAACAGCCAAGATGAAGCCCTGTCTCTCAGACTTTTTGAAACTGGATGAGACCACTCTATGGGCACAGGCAGGTTTGTAACCAAAGGGCTTTCCACACTCAGTTGCACCCAGGGCAGTCGAAATGCCCCTGGCAGCTCACAACGGGGCCGGGTCCTTGGTTGCAGTGATGGTCTTTGTCTGATCCTGCTGAACCTACCATTGGAAAGACCTATCAAATGTGTATCTGCGGGCTCCCTGTACCCAAAATTCTGTTATTTGgggttaaaattaaaaaatttcatAGGGGTCCCTACTTTATTATGAAATGAATGAAAGTggtgggggaaggcaagagaaaggaCACAAAATTTTCAGGCAGCAGAAGTCAGCTGCTTTCAAGGAAGAACTTATTCAACCTAGAAACACCAAGGAGAAATACATGGTAAAATCCCCTTGTGTTCATACCAGAGCATTTTACAGTTGTTAAGGAATTAATCATCCAGCTGTTACTGGTGCTGTTATTAGCCTCATTTCATAGAaggcagcagctggaaaacaagGCTTAAACAGTCATGAAGAAACAGAATATGACATTTATAGGAAGGTCTCAATAAAAGCAAGCCTTCCTGGTGGaaaaagtcacatttttttaGCTGCATTAATATAGAATAGCTATTATATGCTATAAAATAGTAGTCCAGCGTTGATCTGGCCTAAGTGATCATGGTTATGAGTATACTTAAACAGCACTGAAACGTATAACAAACTATATGGCAAAACTACATGCATGGTAAGGAGGGCAAAATGACACCTTTAAATCTTTGCAGTTACCGTAAGCAGGTTTTTCTGCCTTTGGCTGGTTGTAGGTGCTCATCGTTTGCTTCTAATGCACAAGTCTCCAATGCATGTGTTGGGTATTTGACTGTCAGAGGTGGACCAAGAGTTTTTGTGAGACAGCAGCACACATGCTAGTACCTAGACAGCGATGAACGAACTCAGGTCATCTATGCAACCCGGTCACCAGAACATGAAAAAGCCACGTCTTCTCGGGGGCCTGTCTGGCCATTTTGAACACCAGTCCTAGAGGCACAAGTGTTGCATTGCCATGCCAAAAAATTCTCCTTATTGAATTCACCGATGTTTCTGTCTTGCATCTCACGTGGTACAAAGCAGAGTACCATACATTAGGGTGTAGGATCGGCAATAGTTTAAACTCAACACAGACTGAAGGGTTGTCCTGATGATGTTTTACTCTTAATTGGCTCTTGATGTGTGCATTTGACTCTACAGGATTGTCTGCTGGTAGTTAAAAAAGGCACTGAAGCCTTCCCATTCCCCCGTGGGTGTTTTTTTAAgcccttcaaagagaaaaaataggCTCCTCTGGCAGCAAATAGAGGTAACCACCAGCCTTTTGTAGATAccagcaattaaaaattaaaatagcgaGGTAGAAGGTGGGAAGAAGGGGTTGTTCTTGGCAGTGGGAACCCTGAATGCCTGAAACTGATGAAGCAACATCCCGGTTACTGAAAGCGTTCTCACTTCCCCTGAAGCAGTAATTTGGCAAAATACCCCATCTCATGGGGTGTCATGTGATTTACCATCCTTGTTTTCTGGAATAAGGCTTTTCTAGATGCTCAGTCACATTACTCAGCTCATTTATGCCATTGTTAGAGACTGTCAAAATGACTCCGGGTCATAGTATTTGAAACAGCAACACAGAGTTTACTtctgattattttctcttttctcctgtgtTGTAAAGCCTGTTAAAACAAGTCAATCTAATGTGCCCTGCACTGCTCTAATCAAATGTTTGCAGGACACTCGCCCAACAGCACTTAAATGCTTCAGTGTCAAAACTCCTGCCTGGTTCAAAGGGAGCAGTCTGGAGGTTTGCAGGAACAAGCCAGCTCTAGGGAGGACAGTTTGTTATCTCTTTTTCTTGGTAATTCTGCAAGAGAGCCTCTGCCACGTGGAGCCATATTAATCCCTTAAACATCT
Above is a genomic segment from Accipiter gentilis chromosome 13, bAccGen1.1, whole genome shotgun sequence containing:
- the ARL11 gene encoding ADP-ribosylation factor-like protein 11; this encodes MGKLISKGQPKRDARVVMLGLDFAGKSTLLYKLKSGQAVETCPTVGFNVESLQTPCRVSFTLWDVGGQGSLRASWPDYLEDTNTLIFVLDSTDTARLPEAMAALEEVLSHPSMAGIPVLLLANKQEIPGALAPAELGEKLRRGRLARHPWVLRGCSAHTGQGLQEALAVLGELLRIWSGAPHPKSSPSQGQRGGGELRSKAEPQVDASCSSLPAGLS